The Proteiniphilum propionicum genome contains the following window.
AATATATTTGCATAAAAACAGCAGGCATAGAGTAATTGTTCAGTGGCATAGGTCGCTAAACAGCAATTCTTGCGTTTTTTTTACGGATCAATTAGAACATATTCTTTTGGTTCCCGTATGCCCGGAGCAGAAAAATATTGTCCCAGTTCGCCTTTTATTTTCACCTTTTTGTTTAGATTATCGGGATTTTCCTGCAAGTTCAATGCTTTCCTTAATGCTCCTGTTGGCAATTGCACCGGAATTATTTTATCTGTTTCCGTTTCATCTCTGTTATCTGCTAATGCAAGATTACTGGCTGAAGCATTTAATGTATCGGACGAAAAGGAACCCATGCTGCTGCCTGTAAATGACCCGACAATATATCCTTCTACCCACACACCTGTTTTGCCCTGATAGTTCTGCGCTTCAAATATGGTAAAGGGTGAATCTTTAGATCCCTTTATGACTGGAGGTGTTTCCGTTGTCCTGCCTGCTGTCACATTAACAGAAGGCCCTTCTGCCCAGTCTGTTATTGAACCAAGTGTGATAGCTGCAATTTTATCTGTGAAAAGGGTAACGTTGTAGTTGTATTTTGTCGACTTATCAAAAGAATTTATTTCCAATGCATCCGCCAGGGGATATTTATATACCTCTTCATTATCCCCGATGATAAACCAGAGTTCTTTGTCCGTAAGAGTAGCTTCAGGGAGCAGGATACCTTCGGCAACTGATCCATCAGAGTTCACTCTGAGTGAAATATTTCCGTAATCGGAAGTGGCTGAAAGTGTTCCGGCCGCCAGGTCAAAAGATGCATTTATCCCTACATTCGTGATTATTACCTTAAGGTTACTTAAGTTTGCCGATTCGTGGTGTAATATGTTAAGTCCAATTTTCGACAACTGGTGTGAGAACAATAATCCGACATTAGGGTTTTTTGAATTAAAACTCTTCGCGTTGTTAGAATACATAAGGTCGAGAGCCGCCTGATTTTCCTGATTGCTCAGATCAACCAAATATGTAAAGTCAATAATATCTTCACGGTAAGGGTAGTAGCTGATAAAATCAACATCTGACCCGTCGAATGGGAAAGTGATTCCATCCGATTCATTTGATGGTATAAACGTTGTAGTACCCGTTGTCACATATTTTACATTCAAGGCAGAAGCCGATGAACTAAGCGTCTGCCCCGATTTTATCATATAAAGGCCAATAGCATCTCCTGCCTCCCATGAGGAGTTGGAAGCACGTGTTTTTATTCCTTCAATCTCTGCATTCAATTGAATTTCCCTGCTTGCCCTGGTTTTGTCTATTTTATCACCTTCACACGAGAGTAGGATAAAACAGATAATAGGCACAAATAGTCTACTTGCTTTTTTCATAAGGCCAATTGATTTATTGTTAATTAATAGGATACTCTCTTTTAACAGCTCAATATTATATCAACAGTTCGGTAAAAAATTCCACAGTATAATATAATCAATTGAATATCAACGCAAAAGGTTCTGTGGGAGATTCCAATAACCTTTAATTCTGATTGGAGGTGTATAAATATACATTTACCGGAATATTGTTATATAATTAAGACTAAAAATTGCAATATATTAACTAAATGTTAATAAGCAAATTATTTAAGGAAAAATAATATAAAAATACTGCGAGTTGAGTAAATATATAACAATTCTAAATAATGTTTTGAAAACAGGCCTTCGATTTACAAATAATTACTATGCTTTTTTTTCTAATGTATACATATTGAGTGCCTTTGGATGTAAATCGAATAAGGGACTGTTTTTTGAAAATGGGTGGTTGTGAGAAATTAATTTAATTAAAGAAAATGTTGTATTCTTGAAATCAATGACATTATTAAATATTAGATAACCGGTAAGCTCCTGAACCCAATTCTATTACAAGGCCCGAATCGGTTTCATTCACTTTTCGTATACCATTACCTTCTGGCTGTATTATTATTATCTCTTGGGGAAGTCTGACAATGGCTGATGTATTGGCAGGAATGGTAATTTCCCAGCTAAAGGAGCTTCCCTCTTTCAGCCATTCACTTTTAATCTCTCCATACACCGATCTATAAGAAGCTTTTACATGGGAGAGCCCTTCAGGGAATTTTGGCTCCATCAGCAGTTTTTTGTACGCCACACTTCCCGGATAGTTTTTTATTCCGGCAAGATCTTCATAATACCAGATAAGCAGATCACCTAACAGCATCACATGATTTCCCGAATTCATGGCCGGATCGGCAGTGTCGCCGTTCCAGAGTTCCCATATAGTGGTTGCTCCTTTCTCTATCATATATCCCCAGCTGGGATAAGATGTGTTTGTGGCAATTTTGTAAGCAAGGTCCACATTACCGTGTTGGGTAAGGCCTCTCATCAAGTGCTGGATACCCAAAACACCGGTGCTGACATGGCTGTCGAAATCTAATTCCGTTTTCCGTACGATGTTTTCAAACAGACGCTTTTCATATCCTTCCGGGGCCAGTCCCAGCTGTAGTGATAAGATATTTGCTGTAACGGTATTGTTATCGTATCGGGCTGAATCCGTATTGAAATAGGCCGCATTATACGCATTCCTGATGTT
Protein-coding sequences here:
- a CDS encoding fimbrillin family protein, which translates into the protein MKKASRLFVPIICFILLSCEGDKIDKTRASREIQLNAEIEGIKTRASNSSWEAGDAIGLYMIKSGQTLSSSASALNVKYVTTGTTTFIPSNESDGITFPFDGSDVDFISYYPYREDIIDFTYLVDLSNQENQAALDLMYSNNAKSFNSKNPNVGLLFSHQLSKIGLNILHHESANLSNLKVIITNVGINASFDLAAGTLSATSDYGNISLRVNSDGSVAEGILLPEATLTDKELWFIIGDNEEVYKYPLADALEINSFDKSTKYNYNVTLFTDKIAAITLGSITDWAEGPSVNVTAGRTTETPPVIKGSKDSPFTIFEAQNYQGKTGVWVEGYIVGSFTGSSMGSFSSDTLNASASNLALADNRDETETDKIIPVQLPTGALRKALNLQENPDNLNKKVKIKGELGQYFSAPGIREPKEYVLIDP